The segment GTACGCCAAGCCGCCGATCTGGCGTCGTCTGGTCCTGCCGGGTGACCTCGTGCTCGATGAGCTGCATGACGTGCTGCAGGTTGCGATGGGCTGGCAGGACGGTCATCTGCATAAGTTCGGTGTCGGGGCGGACCGGCGTACCCGTGCCTACTTCGTCACCAGATTTGATCTCAGCGAAGGCGACGACGGTCTCGTCGAGGACGGTGTGCGCCTGGATCAGGTGGTCTCCGGTAAGGGCGACCGGTTGTTCTATGACTACGACTTCGGCGACGGATGGGAGCACGTGCTGGTGGTCGAAGACGTTCTCGATGATCCACCTTCGGCTCCGGTGTGCCTGGCGGGCAAGATGGCCT is part of the Mycobacterium adipatum genome and harbors:
- a CDS encoding plasmid pRiA4b ORF-3 family protein, with translation MSGGGVDLSMLQQLMADAGRDLFAGVFDEPTPEVGAVPERVRGFRVRVDLMYAKPPIWRRLVLPGDLVLDELHDVLQVAMGWQDGHLHKFGVGADRRTRAYFVTRFDLSEGDDGLVEDGVRLDQVVSGKGDRLFYDYDFGDGWEHVLVVEDVLDDPPSAPVCLAGKMACPPEDCGGLGGYEELAAWVRGGYDPRATPMGLGAQEMRDWLPRGWHPDRFSVTETNDALAASNMR